The segment TTTTTCTTGGCCATTATTTTAGCAGCATAGCACACAGAGGATCCATTTGTGAAATGTGAAAACGTTTCATTATTTGTGTGGACTGTGGTAAATCAAGAGGCTGTACATAAGacattttcttcttggggaACTGGTGATTAATGTTCAGGGTCCACGTCCAGTGGCACCAGAAGAAGAGCTCTGTTAGCCTGCTCACCAGCTTCTATGCAAAGAAGTGCATGTGTTGGGGAGTGTGGCAGCAGATGTCATATCTGAAGCTCTCGAGCATCTGTATGGTTGTGGGGCAGTATGGAAGGTTTAGCCCTGATGTGGCAAAAGAAGACAAGGAGCAGTGGGAAAAACAGTCCTGAGAGACCACAGAACATCTGCAATTAGCTAATGGGGCCAATTCCTTAGGCTCTGCTGGGGGCTTGAGCTGTTGGAGGACTTGCCAtgagggccaggttggatgtggTGAACAGAGCCAGTTTCAGTAGCAGGTAGCTACATGTAAGTTCCTCTCTTTCCCCTGAGGCCTGGGGCACAGCTAAGTGATGTCTCAGCAGAAGGAACCTGTGGATTGCAAAGTAAAAGCTGTAGAGattatttgaatttatttgCTCCCCGTCTGAAGTATTTACCCTTAATAGTCAGGAAGGTGCCACAGGCCATCCTACATGCTCCATATAGGGTCTGTGCTAGAAGACTGCTGCTTGGCCTGGCACTCTGGCATgtgatctgcctggagaaggTCATGTATTGGCTTTTGCCATGATGGGGATGAGGCAGTGGTGGGTAGCTGTTGAGGGAGAGGAATGAGGTGAACAGTGTGGTTTGGATGGATTCAAGTACTTGAGGGGAAAGACAGCTTTCCTACTTGCCTGtcaccagctgtgccagaggaaTACCAGAGTTCTTACGTTTTTCCTCACTTGCTTTCTGCAGATGCTCTTAGTGAGCTCCAGTTAATATGTGAAATGTTCTTGAGAGTTGCTGTTCTTGCCTACAGGAGATGTCTGGTTGGGAGAGGATTTGTGGGGCTTATGGCTTTTCTTTCAGTGTTAGATGAAGCCACCAGCGCCCTGACAGAAGAAGTGGAGCATGAACTGTACCGTATGTGCCTTCAGCTGGGCATGACACTGATCAGTGTGGGACACAGACCCAGCCTGGAAAAGGTGAGACAGGGAGGCCTCCCTTGCAGTGGTGAGGGAGAGAGGGTCTCTGGCAAGCAGAGGGGAGTGACTAAGGCTGGAGGACCTCACTGTGGGTGGACTGTGTCCTTGTAGAGACATCCCTCAATGTGCTATTGAATTGCAGTTCCACAGCTGGATTTTGAAACTTCATGGGGAGGGAAGGTGGGAGCTCATTCGATGTGAGAAGATGAAGCGGCTCCCCTCTGAGGAATACTGAAGAACATACCCGTGTCTGGCCAGCCACAGCACCTGCACATGTGTGGAAGAGCTCTCAATAGCAGACATGGAGCTGCCAAGCCAGCAGCTGTGTCAAACAGTGCAAGACCAGGTCTGGATTTTGCTGATGGACACAGAGTATGTCTGAACTCATGGTGTGGAATTCTGCCAAGAGTAGACACAACTATGCCACCCTTCTCCCATCCTCCTTCTGCCTCCCTGGCTCTCACAAGAGAAAGGAGCTGAGCTCCTAGGCCGCCCTGAGAGAAGATGCTGCCTCATGGGTCTTGTAGGAACAACAGCCAGAGAAACCTCCACTTTGTCTGGAATACATTGGTGTGAGGCTAGAATGCAGCCTCCTTTTCTGCCCTCTGTGCCTTGCAAGGAGCTCTGTCTTGATacacagctctgcagaacaGATATATGTGCCTTTTGGCTCTGTTGAGAATTGTGTTTTCCAGCAGGAGACAAGGGGAGGAGAATGATAGCACAGGGCATGTCTCTGCTGTCTTTATAACACATGGCTACAGGtgaaaagaacatttttgtattaaaatcTGGGGCCTGTTTTCAAACTGGTTTTATGGAGAAGAGTCAATATTTCTTAACAGGACTGTTGCGTGTTTTCTTTCTGGGCTTTGCTTTGGAGGAGATGCTTTTATATTGGCAATGGTCCTGTACAAGACTATTGGAAAAGAGCAAAGCAGAGGTAGAAGTAGTATCCCTATCCAGGGCTGGACATCCTGCCTGCTGCTACCTCTGCAGCTACTGCAAGGCACAAGGAACCTCAAGGAGGGATTTCTGCCCTCTGCTTTCATGGAATGAAATAGCTTATCTTCCCTTACTCTTTTGCCTATGATGAGTCATGTTCTCTCTCTGTCCACACGGGTGTATGGAGACAGGTTTTGAGGGTCTCTTGTGTTGTGGAGAGGTCACTTCAAGACTGCAGTGGAGGTGTGATCTGAGAACTTACTGGGCACCACTTGCTTAGTGGCTTTTCTGGATGTTTCCCTGGTTTTCCTgcagtgaaggaggaggaggtggctgCGGCAGAGTCAAGCTAGTGGCCCTTCTGCCACTCCACAAGGTGCTTGTGTCCCTCTATGATCTGCTGCACAGCCTCATGGTCAGCCAGGGTGGTTAGGTCCCCAAGCTCACTGGCCTTGTCCTCCACAATCTTCTGTAGCACCCGACGCATAATCTTACCCGAGCGAGTCTTGGGCAGCTGGTGTGTGACCTGTGATGGGGAGGAGCAGAGTCAAGGCTGAGAGAAAGGGCTCGGCCAATCTGCCAGTGTGGGTGTTGGACCAGTTTGCTTGTGTTACCTGAACATAATCTGGAGCTGCATGCTTAGCAGTCTTCTTTGAGATGAGCTCCTGTAGCTCAGCAGCAAGAGTCTCCTGTGTGTAGCcactgtccttcttcttcagcACAACAAAGACACAGGCTCCTGGCAGAAGGACTGCCAGGTTCCTGAGCACGGTGCATACCATGCCCCTGAGACCTGCCTGGACCTAGTGCCAGGAGAGCCCCTCTCTGCTGGTAGCCTCAGGGGATTCTCTGTAGCCAAAACTGCATGCTTTTGGCCACACagaagcactgctgctgccaccttaGAGGTGGTTGGTGGGCAGGTGCAGGTTGTGGTGGATGGGCTGAGATCCCCATTAACATGCTGTGTGGTGTGGACACAGCACTGCTACCAGTCCCACTTCCcactgcagtgccacagccccagGAGATGTTTTGGAGCAGGAAAGAAAGCATCTTACCTTCTCCCTTGATCTTATGTGGGTAGCCAATGACAGCAGACTCTGCCACTGCCACGTGGTGATTCTGGAGGAGAACAGGGAAGGGGTTTGGCTCAGTGCTTTTGGTAGGCTGGCTGccccctggagctgccctgacCTGACTTGGCAGCTGCATCCCACAATAATGCAGGGAGTTAAGGAAGGACCTCAGATGGCCTTGccctttttccttcctgcctcACTAGGTCTGCAAGCACTGATCTTTTCCTCCTGCCCCTGACTGCTTTAGTTTGGATGGTTTTACCTCCCACGCACATCTCTTACCACAACATTCTCCACCTCTGCAGTGCCCAGCCGGTGTCCACTGATGCTAATGATGTCATCCAGCCGTCCTGTTAGCTGGTAGTAGCCCTCACTGGTACGATACGCACCATCCCCAGTGAAGAAAAATCCTGCAGGAGCCAGAACCATGCCATAGTCACTTGTTGGAGGGAGCATGTGAGCTGCTCAGCAGCCATACTCTCACatttcccttcctcctctctgTTGGCTTCAGGGCCCATGTACTCTGCTTCTTCCTCAACTGCTCAGGGTAAATGTGCCTACCTTCCTTGTTAGTCTTCTGCCTGTGTTGGTACCTGCTCTATCATCAGGCTCCTATCCTCACTCTGCAGTGTACTGGCTAATGCTGTGCCTGTCTCATCACCATGTGGTGGGGGCACTTGGCTCCAGTGCAGGTGCCTGTGATCTTGCTGCTTCTCTTCACATTACATCAAGACAGACACACACTCTTGAgcttgctcagggctctgggtGAGTCACAGAGGCTGACAGGGTTTGCAAGAGATGCAGCAAGAGGTCTGTGTTCAAGGGGACTGGGGGCAGAAGGACAAATCCACTGCCTTAAAACAATGTGTGATCCAGTTGGGAAGGTTGGTGAGGGGCAGTCCTGTGATATCAGACCTGGGGAGATGAAAGGCTTCAGGACTGTGTAGGGACTCTGGAAGAACAAAGAAGCAGTACCAGCTCTCCTGAATCCTGCCCCATACAGAAAGCCAGCAAGTGGACCCAACCATACCCAACCAAACGTGTGCAAGTGTCTTGCCACTTGTTTTCCTTACCTGGATAAGAAGTCAGGTAAGTTTTCAGAAATCTCTTGTGGTCATTATAAATGGTTTGTGCCATACCGGGCCAGGCTTGTGAGATACAAAGAGACATCATTTTCCAGAAGGACTTTTCCCTGTAAAATAGTTACCTTTTAGTAACTGTGGCTGAAGATACTTGGGATGTTTAGGTACTGTCTGTTTAACAGCGCTGTGGTGGAAATGTCAGGGAGGGCAGTGAGGAGGGTCCTGTGTGCCTCACTTCAACAGGACAGCCTTAGTCTCCCCCAGCATATGCCTGCAACAACATGCCTCCCATGGTGGGAtgcaaagcctctccagggagactggctgtccctgcccagccctgtccttcccagaAAGATGGGCCAGGGAGCCCAAACACAGCTTCTCTTGTCAGGACAGTGCAAGCTGGACAACAACTCAACTTCTGCACTAGCTGGAAGAACAGCTTCCCTGTTTCTCCCTTTCCAGTAAGGAATGTTGGTGTCTAGCAGAGATGAACAGGAATGACATGCTTACAGATTTCCACTCTCATCGGCAAGTACACAGGGCAAGCACCTGGGGGAAAGGGGGCTGAGCCAGTGCCTGGACTGCAGGTTATAAACATACCTTGTCATCCAAGAGAGAGGGGCTGATCCCAAAAAAGGGTCTCATAGCCATACCTGGAAGAATTTCAGCTCCAGGATTAGAAGGACAGGGTGAGATACAGATGCCTCCTgtttctgaaggaaaagaaactgtAATGGTCATCAAAGCCAAGGACAAAAGGAATGCCAAGTAGCACTGCTTGGCCAACAGCCTTTGCCCTGTCCCTTACCACACACTGCACAGGCTGAGGCTGACTTTGCcagagagctggggaaggaaCTTTGCAGAAGGATGATTATACTCATTTAGTTCAGCAGGGATCTGTTGAGATGTACCCTCAAATCTCCATGTTTATCTAGGTTAGCTTTAAAggccatttttctcttttatgttTGGGTGCTCAAGGGCCCTTACAGCCTTGCTCATACAAGACTGAGCAACAACCACTATCACTTGGCcagaaaagcagcaggtcaCTCCTAAAGCCCAGGTAAGCAGAAGCTGGAACAAGGAATCATATGCATCTCACCAGTTTGCCACCAAGTGTCCACTACTGGGCATCGTGTCTCGCCGACCACATGGAAGTACCATTCCCACGCCTCCTTGTTGATGGGTTCCCCCACTGCAAGGGGAAAAACAATGGGGCAGAGCAGAAATAGTGCAGTCTCCTGACTCTGGGGTCTGACGTGCTGCTACTCTTGGCATTTGTGTGAAGAGACACAATGTGATGTCCAAGGATTTGCTGGCCCAGCCCATTTTGAGCACTTACCTGAGCCAAGCAGTTTAAGGGAAGAGCGGTCATACTTGGTCACCCATTCATCGCCGTATCTCAGGAGCAGGCGGATGGCAGTGGGCGCCCCATAGAACTGGTTAATTCTTAACCTCTGTACGGTTTCCCAGTAGCGGCCTGGAATGGAAACGGGGCCGGTAAGCATCCACACAGGTCCTCCCAGCCCAACACCAAGGCAGAGAAGGAAGAGGTGAGAGCAAAGgctctccagcagcaccaggatcCTCAGCCAAGTTAATTGGTGGAAAGGATGGAAGCAGTTCAGGAGCAGAAGCCCCTTTTTCTTCACATCACCTAGCTCTGCTACCATTCcttctgcagggagggagagggattAACACCTCCACCCCCGGAGAAGAAGCAGTGGCTTCCTAAGCAGAGGAAAATACTTCCTCATGCAGCCCACGGGCTGCTGCTGAGACAACAGAGCCTTTGCTGCTCATGTCCTGGCAACaagctgccagctccctgcctgctgtggaATGTCCCAGCTCCGCTGAGTCACCTCACTCACCAGGGTTAGGATAGACAGGAGTGCTCTCAAAAAGGACAGTGGTACCACCATTGCAGAGAGGGCCGTAGACCACATAGGTGTGTCCTGTGATCCAGCCAATGTCTGCCACACAGCCAAAGATGTCCCCATCCTGGTAGTCGAACACATACTGAACAAGAAAAGAGAGGCAGTGAGGGGTTCCACCTGGGCCTGCACTCCTGGCAAGGGGCACAACAGGGAGCAGTGTACTCTCTGTCAGCCCTAACTGTACTGTGTTCTGTCTTCCTACCACCCCCGCAGGGACACCTTCTTCCTGCaaggagttttgtttttttttttaatcataaaaaaaataaaattagttaaataaaattgaagttataaaaatcccaaaactgtGAAGATGCAGGAGACAGACACTTAAAATAACCCCACCtacaaattttctcttttccaatgGTCAGAGATacagcctttctttccttttgctgGTATCTAGACAAGTATCCTGAAATACCCAGAACCTTCTGGGTAAGAAAGGTGCCTCTGTACTTACATGACCATGTGGAAGGAGAGGAGTTGTAGGCAAGGACAAAGTGGCAGAGGACTCCATGAGCTCCTGTAGGCACTGCTGGACTCCAGAAGGACAGTAAACACTCAAAACCCCCTgagctcagcaaggagcccagCACAAGAGCAGTGAGGCAGCAAGCAGAGGGACCATGTGATGCCTTGGCCCAGAGCaaccccagcctgcccacaaGAGTTGGAATCTCTCCATCTCAGCTGGTGAAtgcagtgctgtgcctgcaggcagaaagcaaaacaagctCTTCTTCCCACTGCCCCATTTATTCCTCATGAGACCCTTGGCTGGAAGGCTGGACCATGAAGGAATGATGACTAccctgtgcagggcagagctgagtgcTGTCATATTGGCAGCAACACAGCCAGCTTCCTAAAGCACTCTTCTTCATTTCATTTACTCAGTGCCAAGAACGCTTCCTAGGGGCCACTCTCCCACTAGCCTATCACTTCTTGCTGTTTCTGGTTTCTGTGATTTCAGACCCCACTCAtttcttcctgcagctcctggctgacTTTGATCTGGGGACTCCAGGGCCTCAGGTGTTCAGAGGTGCCATAATGGAAGCTTCTTTAGTTCTTCTGTCTCTTTTTAGTGGAGCAGTGAGTTACGGTACCAGCAGTCTGCCCCTCCCAGCTGAGGGATCTAAGTGTGTCAGCTCTGTGTCCAGGTTTCCAGTGCTCCTGGGAGCTAACATGGCCACATGCTGCTCACCCCCTGCTTTGCCATTCTGGAATGACAGCCCTGGCTCTTGCAAACCTCTGATGGTCTTGAGAGGGTCACCCATCACACTGAGCACAGCTTAGCTCACAGGAAAGCCAAGGGCTTCCACACCTCTGGCACACACCCCAGGAGGTATGGCCTTCAGCACTCACAGAGAAGACCAGCCAGCCCTGAGCTTGCTTTGTCACAGGGTGTGTGGTCTGAGGCCCTACTGGAACTGCAGCCACACTCAGGAAGAACTGGATCCAAAGCTAAGGGACTGTTCAGGTAAGAACTCCCTCTTACATGGAACCTCATATTATGTCATAGGAATGCTCCTTTCAACCACTCCTACAGCCAAAGACGTCGTTGTGCTGAGCTCAGTGCCCTTTTATCCAGTTCTAGGTCTGTTTTGGGCATGTGTTATGGTTAAAGGTTTTCCTCTTCCTGAAGATGACCTACACTCTTCAGATATAGACCCTTTGTCGTGAGGGCACTCACCAGCTTGTACAGGTATTGTCAGATGTGCTCCTCTCAGCAGCATTGCCTTTGATGTCCCACCTGAGCTGGGGTAGTTGCACTTAGGAAAAGCCAGTTTCTAGGAACCAGTTGGCTTTTTCCTCCTAACCCAGTAATATAAAATTACTCTTGCAAGGCTGAGAATCCTATCCAATGGTTCAGTTTAGTATAGGACAATGAAAGAAGAAAGCCAAGAAGGTAGCTCAGAGCAGTATGTGTTTGGGAAACTCTGCTATGGAGCACTACCTGTAGCCAGATATGGTCTGCTGGGGATTGGAGGGCTTCCCAGAGGCTTTGCATTGGATAAAGTTGAGCTTGTATTGCAACAAGGAGCACTTAtcttccctgcactgctggctcatgagCACTTGTGGCTGGGATCCATTACCTTGTGTGTGAGAGCAGCAAACAGCAAGTAACCAGCTTGGGAATGAACCAAGCCCTTGGGTTTGCCAGTACTGCCTGAGGTGTAGAGAAGAAACAACTGTCCATGACAGCAGGCTCACAGTATGCATCCTCCTTCATCATCTCCTGCAGGAAAGAGTACAGCAATTCTCTCAGGGTCTCACAGCCTCCCCTGTGTCATCCCCACACATGGTTGTGCACCTCTCTCCCAAGTCTCCCTCCCTCTGAGCACTGGTAGGGAGcaccctgctccctgcaaaCATCTTTCAGAGGAAATGCGTGGCAGCAGCTCAGTTCAGAAGCTGTGCTCCGTGCTGGCAGCCTAGCCACCCTGTGTGCTGTGGATAATTGGCACATGCCAGGTCTGCCAGCAGACCCCTGTGTGACAGTGTAGTAGCAGCCCATGTCTTGTGTGTGTGTAGGCCCCTGTCCACCCTGCTATGTACTCTGGCTTGCACTGCCTGCCCCTGACAGTCCAGGGCTGGTAGTGTGGGAACACATACCAGTGGCCCATTCTGATGGCTACTGGGACTGTCCTGAGCTTGTGTGCAGCTCTGACTGCCACTGCTGCTATGGGACAATGTCCCAAATTCTGTCAATGCCAGCAAAACTGCCATGGCCAGGTGAGATCCTCTCCATCCGGTGTCCCTGTACTCAGAGTAAGCACTTTGCCCAGGAGAAGTGGCAAAATCACTGGGCAGCCTCTCACCTCCTCCAGGGGCACATCTAGAGCTGTCATGGGAACCTTGCTGGTGGTCCTCATGGAAACCAGAACCCGTTTCACTCCAGGGCACTGCTTCACAGCCTGGTCCACTGTCTTCTTTAGCTCAATAATCTTGCCACCTCTTAGCCCCTGGTTCACTGTAATCACTGTCTCTGACTGGGCTGCAGAAGACAGAAGAGCCACATAAGCAACTCTGCCCCTCTCTACCAGTCACAGAGCAGTTTGGCTCTACCATGAcctttcatctctctctctctgtctcccagGCCTTAGTACTCATGTCCTTCACTTAACAAAAACAGCAGCTTTGCATCTTGGTTTTCCATTCATTTCTGCCTCTGTTGCATCCCCTTACAGGGACATTGTATCCCAGTTCTTCAGCCCCACGGATGAAAGACAAAACCTGTTCATCCCATGGGCTGGAATGTCTTTAGTGAGCTCATGCCATTTATTGGGTTGCTCGTACCTGCTCCATGACTACGCATGATGTCAGGACACTCTCAGAGAGCACAGGGAGTCTCACTCAGAAAACCTTTGCCATCCACACAGCCCTGAGTCCCCCTGAGCAGCTGAACCAACAAGCTCAGCACTGTCCCCACAAAGGAAATATGTCACTGTTACCCAGTGCCTCTTACCATCCTGGATCCTGTCAGCAAGACTCTGCACTGAAGGCAGCAAACACCACGGCGTGCACGGCCCCGATGCGGGCACAGGCCAGCATGCTAGCCACTGCCAGTGGGCACGGGGGCATGTAGATTGTCACCCTGTCACCCTGCTTCACCCCTTGCCGTTTCAAGGTATTTCCCAGGCGGCACATCAGCTCCAGCAGTTCCCTGCCAAAGAAGCAATGACACAGTTAGAGGCTTTCTTGCAGATCTTACCTGCATGTGTAAAGATGGGGGGCCTCAGAGTCACAAGGACACAGCTTAAATCCCTACCTACCCTAACCCTTCTCACTCTGGAAGGCCATGATAGAGCTGTAAAAATCATGGGAAGGAAACAAGAGAGTCTCTAACATAGACTGCTATTTATGGAAAAAACATAAATTGGAATTATTTCTGTACAACAACAGCCACTGGCAATTCCTCTGGCTCAGCAAACCCACAACACCTCAGCTGACTTTCTCAATGACAGCCTCCACATTTCTTACCAACCTATACAACCAGTGTGACACACTACCCTGCAGATCTGGAGGTTACATGTGAGAAGTTAGATATCTTCCCCCAAAACAGGGTTCCTTGCTTAACTAAAGC is part of the Passer domesticus isolate bPasDom1 chromosome 6, bPasDom1.hap1, whole genome shotgun sequence genome and harbors:
- the LOC135302876 gene encoding LOW QUALITY PROTEIN: acetyl-coenzyme A synthetase 2-like, mitochondrial (The sequence of the model RefSeq protein was modified relative to this genomic sequence to represent the inferred CDS: inserted 5 bases in 3 codons) — its product is MARLLARTCCFKALSQAPRHPSGLVAARLWSHGPLTAYMPEAIAFSRHKDHPDLYKVSVEQSDTFWGALGRSRLTWITPFHSVQDCDLCQGIVSWFLGGQLNVTVNCLDRHVHVAPDKVALMWEKDEPGEEVRVTYRELLELMCRLGNTLKRQGVKQGDRVTIYMPPCPLAVASMLACARIGAVHAVVFAAFSAXSLADRIQDAQSETVITVNQGLRGGKIIELKKTVDQAVKQCPGVKRVLVSMRTTSKVPMTALDVPLEEEMMKEDAYCEPAVMDXLFLLYTSGSTGKPKGLVHSQAGYLLFAALTHKYVFDYQDGDIFGCVADIGWITGHTYVVYGPLCNGGTTVLFESTPVYPNPGRYWETVQRLRINQFYGAPTAIRLLLRYGDEWVTKYDRSSLKLLGSVGEPINKEAWEWYFHVVGETRCPVVDTWWQTETGGICISPCPSNPGAEILPGMAMRPFFGISPSLLDDKGKVLLENDVXLCISQAWPGMAQTIYNDHKRFLKTYLTSYPGFFFTGDGAYRTSEGYYQLTGRLDDIISISGHRLGTAEVENVVNHHVAVAESAVIGYPHKIKGEGACVFVVLKKKDSGYTQETLAAELQELISKKTAKHAAPDYVQVTHQLPKTRSGKIMRRVLQKIVEDKASELGDLTTLADHEAVQQIIEGHKHLVEWQKGH